The Anabaena sp. PCC 7108 region AACAGAAAATAATTACTGCGTTCAGCCTTGTGTTTCACCAGTGTGGGATACAGCTTGGGCGATTCGCGCCTTAATTGATTCTGGAGTTTCACCTGATAATTCTGCGGTGGTGAAAGCTGGAGAATGGTTAATAGAAAAACAGATTTTAGATTATGGTGATTGGGCGGTAAAAAATCACCAAGGAAAACCCGGCGCGTGGGCGTTTGAATTTGACAATCGCTTTTATCCTGATGTTGATGATTCGGCTGTAGTTGTCATGGCTTTACATCAAACAAAATTGCCAAATGAAGAACTGAAAAAACAAGCTATTAATCGAGCTTTAAATTGGATAGCATCGATGCAATGTCAACCAGGAGGTTGGGCGGCTTTTGATGTTGATAATAATCAAGATTGGCTCAATTCTGTACCTTATGGTGATTTGAAAGCCATGATTGATCCCAATACAGCAGATGTCACTGCTAGAGTATTAGAAATGTTGGGGGCTTGTAATTTATCAATTAAACCAGATAACTTAGAAAAGTCACTAACTTATCTATTAGATGAACAAGAATCAGAAGGTTGTTGGTTTGGACGTTGGGGAGTAAATTACATCTATGGAACCAGTGGCGTTTTATCAGCTTTAGCTTTAATAAATCCTCAAAAATATGAAATCAATATAGAAAGAGGTGCAGCTTGGTTAGTCAAAGTTCAAAATAATGATGGTGGTTGGGGAGAAACTTGTTTTAGTTACAACGATTCGCACCTTAAAGGAAAAGGAGACAGCACAGCTTCCCAAACAGCTTGGGCGTTAATTGGTTTAATAGCCGCAGGTGAAGCAACGGGTAAATTAGCTACTGATAGCCTTGAAAAAGGAATTAACTATCTATTAACAACTCAAAAATCTGATGGTACTTGGGATGAATCATACTTTACAGGAACGGGTTTTCCTTGTCATTTTTATTTGAAGTATCACCTCTATCAACAGTATTTTCCTTTAATTGCGTTGGGGCGATATCAAGCAATTATGAGTTAATTTAATCAAGCCGTGAAAATGTCTGAATCAGGATACTTAGAATTTGAGGATGAACAGGATAAATTATTTTTTCATAAATACAAAATCCTATTAATCTTTAAATCCTCTAAATCCTGATTCAGACCATGAAAATTAAGTAATGTAGGTTGGGTTAACCAAAGCGGAACCCAACAACAGCTTTGATCATCAGGTTTAATAATGTTGGATTTCCTGGTGTTAACCCGGAAATTAAATTGAGAGAAAACAATTTAAAAATCCATTCACATTACCTAATGCATTTGATAAACTGCTGTTCACAAAATCAGGAATTGTCGTGAACTTTTGAGTGAAAGAGTTTATAATGCTATCAAAAATAGCACCACCTACGATAATTTCTTGTTGTTCAACAGTTACATCAGTGAACAATAGATTAGACATTGTCAAACTATCCTTACTTTGGTTAAATCTGCTAAAGCCACGTTTAATTTAAATAGTAGAAAACCAAATAACATTAAGTCAATAGGATATGCAACTACAATCAACACATTTTCATATGATCATAAATACTCTAAAAACTTAGACTATTAGTAAATAGTAGATTATAAAAACACTACAAAAAGATAGATTCGTAATTCGCAAGTAGCATATTTAAACCAGTCGCAAGACAGATGAAGCTAAATATAAATAAACTTAGATTAATCTTAGTAAGAAGCAAAGGGCGTAAGGATTTAAGGGTGCAGATACCCCAATCATCACAATCGCAGCCACAGAGTAACAAGCATAGTGTTTACTCTGTGTTTATCTCTTAGTTGATTTTGTCATTAATTGGGTAAACGTTATTCAAAATCTTTTACTAACAATCTACTTAGGAGGTTAAAAATGGAATATACAGAGTTTATTACTCATGTACAAAGTCTCACTCAATCAAATTCTCGTGAAGAGGCTGAACTTGCAACTCATGCTACATTAGCAACCATTAAAGAACTTATTCCTAATGATGAAGTGCAAAAATTAGCTGAACAACTACCAGAAGTATTAGGTCAATATTTACGAGAGAGAGAGACAGAAGCTAATCAATCATTTCATTTGCAAGAATTTATTGAGCGTGCAAGTAAAAAAGAAAATATAGACCCCACTATAGGTGCGATTCATGTACGTGCGGTTTTTGCTGTGATCCAAAATGCTATTACACCAGAAAATTTTCTGAAACTGCATACTTTTTTCTCGCATGATTATGAAGAATTATTTGCTATTTAACTATCTAGTAAAATTTCTAAATATGCTTATTCCCCTTTACCTAATAAGTAAAGGGGCTTTTTATAGATTTTAGGACTTACGCATTGACAGAAAACATCAAATATTATCAAATATGAAGTATGAGTTTCAGTCTCTTGTCAGGTGCGTCAGCTATGGAAAATATATTAATTGTGCAAAATTATCCAGTCTGACGCACCCTACTAATATGATGTCCCAAAAGCTTACAATTAGCAATTATCGTTGATCTATATCATGTCCAATTTGTATAGTGCGTAAGTTCTAGATTTCTAGTTTTTTGGGACAAGAAAGGTTTAAAATTCATCAAGATATGTATTGATGAATCAATTATGCTAACTTTGACGCAATATCAACGAACTGACTCTAATGCTGTTGTTAATTTAACTCTCGCACTCACCGCAGAAGAACGCGCCCGCAGTCGTCACCGATTTACATTGGAGGATGGTAAAGTTGTGTTTTTGCGTTTACCGAGAGGTACGGTTTTACATGATGGTGATATTCTCGCTGATGAAAGTCAAAGTAATTTAATCAAAATTATTGCTAAACCTGAACCTGTTTTGACTGTATTTGCAGAAATACCTTTATTATTAAGGGCTGCATATCATTTGGGAAATCGCCATGTACCTGTAGAAATTACTCCGACTTATTTACGCTTGTCTCCAGATTCAGTTTTACAGGCTATGTTAACACAATTGGGTTTAGAAATTAAGGAAGAAGTTGTACCTTTTCAACCAGAATTAGGAGCTTATGGACATTCTCACTCATAGTAATTTTTTATCTATTTTACAATTAGCTAGTCCAGCTTTACCGGTGGGAGCTTATAGCTATTCAGAAGGTTTGGAAATGTTAGTGGAAAATGGCACTATTACTAATGTGGAAAATCTCAAACATTGGTTAGAAGCTGAGTTAAGTTATGGGTCAATTCGACTAGATACTGCTGTAATGGTGAGAGGGTTAAATGCTGCTAATATGAATGATGTGGAAGCTTTACGTCGATGGAATTTGTGGTTATCTGCGGTGAGAGATACCGAAGAGTTACGCGCTTCTAGTTGGCAAATGGGGCGATCGCTCATACAATTATTAGGTAAACTCGCACCGACAACTTTACCATTAGCTACATCTGTGGGTTATCCTTGCAATTATGCGATCGCATTTGGTATTGCCGGCGCTCATTGGCAAATTAACACAGATGCTGCATCATTAGCATATCTCCATAGTTGGGCAAATAATTTAATTACTGCGGGAGTTAAACTTATTCCTCTAGGTCAAACTGCTGGACAAGAATTATTACTTGGGTTACAAGAATTATTAACTGCTGCAATGGTGGAAATTTTGGCTTTGGAGGATGATGATTTGGCTTGTTGTAGTTGGGGGTTATCTTTGGCTAGTATGCAGCATGAAACCCAGTATACTAGGTTGTTTAGAAGTTAAATCAGGGAACAGGTGACAGGTGACAGGGAACAGGGAATAGGGAATAGGGAATAGGGAATATTTGATAATTTCACAAATAACCAATAATTAATTACTTATGAATACATTTCGAGTTGGGGTAGCAGGTCCAGTGGGTTCGGGGAAAACGGCTTTAGTTGATGCTTTGTGTAAGGCTTTACGCGCACAATATAACTTAGCAGTAGTGACGAATGATATATATACTCAAGAGGATGCTCAGTTTTTGGTGCGTTCTCAGGCGTTGGAGAGCGATCGCATTTTGGGTGTAGAAACAGGAGGTTGTCCCCATACTGCTATCCGCGAAGATGCTTCCATGAATTTAGCCGCAATTGAACAACTGGAAGAAAAATTTACAGATTTAGATTTGGTGTTTTTAGAAAGTGGTGGTGATAATTTAGCTGCTACTTTTAGTCCTGAATTAGTTGATTTAACAATCTATGTGATTGATGTGGCTGCTGGTGATAAAATTCCCCGCAAAGGTGGTCCAGGTATTACTAAATCTGATTTATTAGTTATTAATAAAACCGACCTTGCTCCCTATGTTGGTGCTGATTTAGGTGTGATGGAACGAGATGCTAAAAAAATGCGCGACGCAAAACCTTTCATTTTTACGAATTTGAAAACTCAAGCCGGTTTAGCAGATGTTATTGAATTTGTTACGACGCACATTTGTTAAAGTCTTTTTTTAAGGTTCGCGAAGCGTGGCGTTAGCCATACCACAGAGACACAGAGGACACAGAGAAGAAAGAAATTGTTTAGTTGAACTCTATTGAGTTATAAAACTTTCACAAATTTTATATAGCAATCCTATTTGATTTTTCAAATATAGGTAGCCCACCCTACACAACTTTTAAGCCTATTTCCTACTAAATTACAATAATTCTGTAATCGAAAATTGTCGCTGTTTGTCTAGTTCTTGTAGTCGCGTTTTTTCAGCATACATAGCGTCTGCATAATATTTATATTTATCTGGTTCTGCTTGGATATCTATGTTCTCCCATAGTTCCATAAAGTGACGACAGCGCTTTTCTCTCAAGACTATTTCCATACAAGCCAGCGTTGCTTGAACTACTTGGGGAGTACGCAATATTTCTTTATTGGTTTTCTCATTTAAATTAAATAAATGAGCAACTAATACTAATTCTTCTGATAATTCTAAATATCGATTTTGTAAACTGGAAATTAAATCAGCTTCGTCTGTTAATTCGGAAATCTGTAACCATAAAAAACGGTGATGAGAAAGGCTCAATTCTAAATTTCGCTCTTCTAATTCGTTAATTATTACTTGACGCTGTTCTGGACAATGGAGATAAATTTGCAATAATAACGCCTCGGCTCGTTCTAGTAGACTACGTTCTGTATTTACTAGAGATAGCTTTGGCGTTTTAGGCTCCTGTTTGCGTACTCTTGCACTTGGGCTTTGTACGTTAGTAGGAGAAATTCGAGTTAGTAAGTTCTCAACTCTTAGAGGAATAAGTCTAGCGTCCCCTAAGCTGAGTATTTCTGCACAGTAGGAAATGTAGTAATTAAGAGTATCACTATTAACTATATTTTGCAAGAGTTTTACTATTTGTTGCGTGACTTGTTGAAAGTCGGTAGCTTGTCTTAAATCTCTATTTTGAATAATTTGGTGAATTTGCCAATTTAGCCATAATGGGGCGTTGGTTAATAGTTGCTGATAATCTGCGGCTGTATGACTATGTAAATATTCATCAGCATCTTTACCGTTGGGTAAGTTAAGAATTTTTAATTGCACTTCGCCTTGATATGCTAATGTTGCAATTTCACCAATCGCTCTTTCGGCGGCGTTGGTTCCAGCTTTGTCAGCATCAAAGTTGAGTACTAGTTGTTTGGAATCGGTGTAACGCAAGAGTAAACGGACTTGTTCTATGCTTAAAGCTGTTCCCAGAGAAGCGACGGCGTTATTAATTCCCGCAGCATGGAGAGCGATCGCATCAAAGTATCCCTCAACTACCACAGCTTGATCTAATTTAGCAATTCCGTCTTTAGCTTGATCTAGAGCAAATAAGGTTTTACCTTTACTAAAAAGTTCTGTTTCTGGGGAATTTAAATATTTTGGTTGTTCTTCTGTCAGTGTTCTCCCACCAAAAGCAATTACTCGCCCTTGTACGTCACGAATAGGAATCATCAACCTATCCCGAAATACATCATAATATCCACCGCCTTCTTTCCTCGGTTTAATCAAACCTGCCTTTTCCACCAATTGCACTGGGTAACGTTTATCTTCCACCAAATACCGATGCAGGGTTTCCCAACCAGAAGGCGCATAACCTAAACCAAATTGTTGAATTGTCTCTTCTTTAAGTTGGCGACTCTCCTGTAAATACTGCATTACCTTTTGTTGCTGCGTGTGTCTGAGGGCGTGTTGATAAAATTGGGCTGTGGAAGCCAAAACCTCATACAACTGCTCACGCAGAGATAACTGGCGCTGTAATTCTTGCCTTTGTTCTGGTTCTAAGGTTTGTACAGGGACTTGGTAACGTCGCGCTAAGTCTAGTACCACTTCTGTAAAGTGGCGTTTACTCAAATCCATGACAAACTTAATGGCGTTACCTCCAGCTTGACAACCGAAGCAATAATACATTTGCTTATTTGGACTGACGCTGAAACTGGGGCTTTTCTCATCATGAAAAGGGCATAAACCAACAAAATCTTTTCCGCGCTTCCGTAAGACTACATACTCCGAAACAACATCAACAATGTCAGCGCGGAGTTTGACTTCTTCAACTGTGTCTGGATGTAAGCGGGGGATTTGCATTTTTTAGGTAATGGTGATTGGTGATTGGTGATTGGTGATTGGTGATTGGTGATTGGTGATTGGTAATTGGTGATTGGTAATTGGTGATTGGTGATTGGTAATTGGTGATTGGTAATTGGTGATTGGTGATTGGTGATTGGTGATTGGTGATTGGTAATTGGTAGACAAGATGAGCAAATATTGATATTTCTTCTGCCCCCTGCCCCCTGCCCCCTGCCTCCTAACTCCCGCCTTCAGAGACTATTATAATTCTTGTTCCTAGAACCCGAATAATCGATAAAATTGCATAAGAAAAGAGCTTAACAACGGGAAACATCAAAAATGGGACGTATTTTTATTTCGGCGGCGCATGGGGGCAAAGAAGCGGGCGGAATTGATTCTGGTGCGATCGCAGCTGGTACTACTGAAGCCAAAGAAATGATTCTTTTACGGGATTTGATCGTTACAGAACTGAGATCCCGGACTGTGGAAGTGTTAGCTGTTCCTGATGATTTGAGTGCGGCTCAAACTATTACCTGGATTAATTCTCGCGCTCGTTCCACTGATGTGACGGTAGAAATTCACTCTGATGCGGCTAGTAGTCCTAATGTCCGGGGGGCTAGTGTTTTCTATATTGCCAACAACAATATCCGTAAACAAAATGCAGAGATGTTGCTGATGGGATTGTTGCGCCGTGTGCCTCAATTACCGAATCGTGGCGTTAAACCGGATACAGATAGTGGCTTAGGTAGTTTGATGTTTTGTCGTCAGACTGCGATCGCAGCATTATCATTACAAGTAGGTTTTATTAGCAGTCCAGATGATCGAACTTTACTACAAACTCGTCGCCGTGATTTTGCTTTAGGAATTGTTGATGGACTAATAACTTGGAGTCGAGCAATTGATCCCAATCCTGGAACTCCCGTAGAACCAAATTATCCACAAATCAATATCAATATCAATGGTCAAAATTATGCAGAACAAGGAGTACTGATTAATGGCAACTCTTACATCCCCATTGATTTAGTAGATCGGCTAGGGCTTGATTTATCAAAATCAGCTAATTTCCGCCGTATTTCCTATCGTAGCATAGTTTATATTAAAGCCATTGAACTTAGAGATTTCAATATTTCTGTTGCTTGGGATGGTGAAAATAGGGCTGTTAAATTGCGCTCAATTCTCACGGTTTTTCCAGCAGAAAGTGACAAAATTATTTCTAGGGGCAATACTTCAGAAATACAGTTACAAATCTTTCTCAAAAACAACAATGAAAACTCTATTGTCCAGTTTCCTGATGTGCCGAAACTTTATCGAGAAGAAGCTGCTCTCGAAGGAGTAAACCACGATATTGCCTTTTGTCAAATGTGTTTAGAAACTGGATTTTTACGTTTTGGTGGTGATGTCAAACCTCAACAAAATAACTTTGCTGGTTTAGGAGCAATAGGTGGTGGCGCACAAGCTGCATCTTTTTCTAGTGCCAGAATAGGAGTCAGAGCGCATATTCAACATTTGAAAGCCTACGCCAGTTTAGAACCTTTAGTACAACAAGAAGTAGATCCTCGGTTTAGATTTGTGACTAGAGGTATAGCGCCCTCAGTAGATCAACTATCAGGAAGATGGTCAGCAGATTCAGATTATGGTACAAAAATTAAAGCGTTATTTAAACGACTTTATGAATCAGCCGGATTGCTGTAATTGATGATTATGCAGATTTAAAGAATCTGATAATTTCCCGGACATGATCGAGAAATTGTCCATCACTAGAAAGTTGTGCAATCGCATTTCTGGCTTCTCTCGATAGACGTTCATGTTCTGATTGATTTGTAGCCCGCAATTCTTCTAAATTAGCCATAATTCGCGCTAGTTCTCGGCGGGTTTCTTCAGAAAAACGTTGTTGATTAGCTACTAAAGAATAAGACTGTTCTGGATTAAGTTGATCTTCTAAAGATTTGATTTTTTGTTCTATTTCAGAAAAGCGATTCCGAAGTTCCAAAATATCTTCACGAGGATAAGTAAATGCTTGGCGAATCATTCTCAACCGAGCATACAAATATTCATAGGCGCTGATAGCTGGACGCAGTAAAGTTAATAACAAAGCTGCTCCAGAACTGATATATCCTACAGCACTAATCCCCGTAGCAGCTAAGATATAAAGACCAACGGCTGAAATTAAGTGTAAACTAATTGCCAGCCAGAAGGAACGCTTGGCTAAAGCTTTTACATAATTAATTTGTTTTTCATCTACGGGAATGTTTTTTTCAATTGATTCTGCTGCTTCTGCTAAAACTTCTTTAGCTTGAAAATGCACATTCCAAGGAACTGTGACAATTACTAATAACCACCAAAAACTTGCACCACCAATTACCCAATCAAGAAAATTACCAGCAGGTATGTGTAACCATTGCAAAACCCCAAAAGCTAGTAATACTGTGACAACAATTCCCACAATAGAACTGATAAAAAAGTTGAAATACATATTTTTTATCTTCGGTAAAACAGTTACCCCCATCATGGCTACAGGTTAGCTGTTATACTTCTGTCACTGTGCTGGTTTTTCTAATAGCACATGGTATAGCAGGTGACAGGGAACAGGTGACAGGTGACAGTCTGAAAAGTCTTTTGGTGTCTAGGTTTTATAATCAGTTGGTGTCCTAACCGCCCTGTCTGTTGCTATAATTATAGAAATTTGGGATTTTGAACTTGAGTTTTTAGCTTGTTGACTTGTGATAGTTTTTGCACTAGCACACTAAAGAATTAGATAACTACGCCAAATTGGGTGAGTATTTTGACTATTTTTCTCTGGAAGCAGCAACCTCCAACTTTTACCTTCTTTCTGAATTTGCAAATACACCTCAAAGGGTTTTTGCGCTTGGGTAAAGCTGCGTTTTGGTAATTTGACTATGAGATTATAGGTTCCCCGCACACGGTAAGCGGGTAAATTTTCAATCGTCAGGGGTTGTTGTTGAGTAACTGAAAGTCCCTGAATATCAAATGATTGGAAGTCTAAATCTAGCTTTTGGCTAAGTTGCTGTTGGGTTTGTTCTACTTGGAGTGCGATCGCTTTCTGAACTAAATCATAAGTCGGTAGCAGTGCAATACTACTACATGAAGTTAAAAAAACTAAAATCACTGTTACAAAAAACCGCACCATATGCTTCTAATAATTGTGAAATTTGATGATTAAAGATGATGAAATTACTGGCTAAACAAAGCCCAAGCCAAAAACCTTTCGGTGTAATATAAAGCTAATTGATTACTAACACCATTAAAAATCGCATCAAAAGAGTGTTCAGCCCAAGGAATTTCTATAAAAACCGCAGTATTACCAGAGTTATGTAAACGCTCATACATTTGTCTACCAAATCTCGCTTCTACTAAATGATCACGACCACCATAAATTAATAAAGTTGGTGGTAAAGGACGAGTAACGTAATTTATCGGTGAAGCCATTTTATACTGTTGAGGAAATTCTGATAAAGAGCCACCAATAAATGCTTTTAAAACTGCGCGACTGTTAATAGGATCAGGACTTGGTGGTGATTTATATCCTTCAGTTAAGTCAATAGGTCCGTAATAGTTTACCACAGCTAAAATAGTTGGTGCATCTGGTTGATAAGCCGCCAACATCGCTAAGTGCGCTCCCGAAGAACGTCCTAATAATATCATGCGTTCTACATCTGCTTCATATTCAGCAGCGTGTTTGCGAATAAAATTTAGGGCTGTATTTATATCATCTAATTGAGCCGGAAATGTATATTTGGGTGCGTGTCGATAATCAATAGCAAATACTGTATATCCACGACTGGCAATATATTGATTAAATTCAGAATTTGCATGAGGATTACCATATTCCCAAGCTCCACCATAAATGACTACTAGCGCTGGATATTTCCCCACTGCTTGAGGTTGATAAACTTCCATTTGTAAAGCCACTCCTGCCGGATTAGCAAAAACAATCCCGGTTTGATGACGAGTTTTACCTAATGGAATCCCTCGAAAAGTATTAATTAAACTAAAAGGACTAGGTTGCATCTTGGTGCTGACTTGGATGGGAATTTTGTCTAGATAATTTGTACCTAAGCCTTGTTTCATCCCTTGCTCTATTTGCATTTGAGTTGTTGTAATATTCACTAGCACTAATGCACAAAATAACAATCCTATGCAGCTAAAAATGTATGCCAGACGCTGTATTTTACGCTGACGAATCCAAAAAAAAGAAACAAATAAAGAAAGTACATTTAATATCAACAACCAAGGACTAATTTCTGGCGCTCCTACTGCCAGTTTAAGTAAAAACATATTTGGAGCAGGAATAACAATCCAAGCACTGAGGAATAGACTAATTAAACTTAGTAAGAATGCGAACGATAAAAACAATATTTTGCTTTGATAGAACATTGAAGATAAACCAATTTAGTCTATTTTATACTATTTTGGATAGTGTGATTCTTACTGATAGACATTGTCAATGTGAAAGGAATCGAAATATCTACAAACTCAGTTTTTTATTTTTTATTTTTTATACTGTACTAATTATGCTCTCAATGAGTATTATTTTTAACGCCATATAATTAAATTTTCAACCACATCAAAATACGGAAAGTATTAAATAGCAATAAATACCAGCCATAATGCCAA contains the following coding sequences:
- the shc gene encoding squalene--hopene cyclase, producing the protein MQTQDRVKVKQVTEAIAASQKHLLSIQNPDGYWWAELESNVTITSETVLLHKIWGTDKTRPLHKFEAYLRSQQREHGGWELFYGDGGELSTTVEAYMALRLLGVPANDPAMVKAKSLILKKGGISKTRIFTKLHLALIGCYNWRGLPSLPSWVMLLPNNFPFNIYELSSWARSSTVPLLIVFDRKPIFKIENPINLDELYAEGVNNVKWELPQNGDWSDIFNILDNGFKLAESLNFVPFRNEGIKAAEKWILERQEATGDWGGIIPAMLNSLLALKCLDYDVNDPIIYRGLKAVDNFVIETENNYCVQPCVSPVWDTAWAIRALIDSGVSPDNSAVVKAGEWLIEKQILDYGDWAVKNHQGKPGAWAFEFDNRFYPDVDDSAVVVMALHQTKLPNEELKKQAINRALNWIASMQCQPGGWAAFDVDNNQDWLNSVPYGDLKAMIDPNTADVTARVLEMLGACNLSIKPDNLEKSLTYLLDEQESEGCWFGRWGVNYIYGTSGVLSALALINPQKYEINIERGAAWLVKVQNNDGGWGETCFSYNDSHLKGKGDSTASQTAWALIGLIAAGEATGKLATDSLEKGINYLLTTQKSDGTWDESYFTGTGFPCHFYLKYHLYQQYFPLIALGRYQAIMS
- a CDS encoding DUF2267 domain-containing protein, which encodes MEYTEFITHVQSLTQSNSREEAELATHATLATIKELIPNDEVQKLAEQLPEVLGQYLRERETEANQSFHLQEFIERASKKENIDPTIGAIHVRAVFAVIQNAITPENFLKLHTFFSHDYEELFAI
- the ureE gene encoding urease accessory protein UreE, whose translation is MLTLTQYQRTDSNAVVNLTLALTAEERARSRHRFTLEDGKVVFLRLPRGTVLHDGDILADESQSNLIKIIAKPEPVLTVFAEIPLLLRAAYHLGNRHVPVEITPTYLRLSPDSVLQAMLTQLGLEIKEEVVPFQPELGAYGHSHS
- a CDS encoding urease accessory protein UreF; this encodes MDILTHSNFLSILQLASPALPVGAYSYSEGLEMLVENGTITNVENLKHWLEAELSYGSIRLDTAVMVRGLNAANMNDVEALRRWNLWLSAVRDTEELRASSWQMGRSLIQLLGKLAPTTLPLATSVGYPCNYAIAFGIAGAHWQINTDAASLAYLHSWANNLITAGVKLIPLGQTAGQELLLGLQELLTAAMVEILALEDDDLACCSWGLSLASMQHETQYTRLFRS
- the ureG gene encoding urease accessory protein UreG, yielding MNTFRVGVAGPVGSGKTALVDALCKALRAQYNLAVVTNDIYTQEDAQFLVRSQALESDRILGVETGGCPHTAIREDASMNLAAIEQLEEKFTDLDLVFLESGGDNLAATFSPELVDLTIYVIDVAAGDKIPRKGGPGITKSDLLVINKTDLAPYVGADLGVMERDAKKMRDAKPFIFTNLKTQAGLADVIEFVTTHIC
- the dnaG gene encoding DNA primase; this encodes MQIPRLHPDTVEEVKLRADIVDVVSEYVVLRKRGKDFVGLCPFHDEKSPSFSVSPNKQMYYCFGCQAGGNAIKFVMDLSKRHFTEVVLDLARRYQVPVQTLEPEQRQELQRQLSLREQLYEVLASTAQFYQHALRHTQQQKVMQYLQESRQLKEETIQQFGLGYAPSGWETLHRYLVEDKRYPVQLVEKAGLIKPRKEGGGYYDVFRDRLMIPIRDVQGRVIAFGGRTLTEEQPKYLNSPETELFSKGKTLFALDQAKDGIAKLDQAVVVEGYFDAIALHAAGINNAVASLGTALSIEQVRLLLRYTDSKQLVLNFDADKAGTNAAERAIGEIATLAYQGEVQLKILNLPNGKDADEYLHSHTAADYQQLLTNAPLWLNWQIHQIIQNRDLRQATDFQQVTQQIVKLLQNIVNSDTLNYYISYCAEILSLGDARLIPLRVENLLTRISPTNVQSPSARVRKQEPKTPKLSLVNTERSLLERAEALLLQIYLHCPEQRQVIINELEERNLELSLSHHRFLWLQISELTDEADLISSLQNRYLELSEELVLVAHLFNLNEKTNKEILRTPQVVQATLACMEIVLREKRCRHFMELWENIDIQAEPDKYKYYADAMYAEKTRLQELDKQRQFSITELL
- a CDS encoding N-acetylmuramoyl-L-alanine amidase; translated protein: MGRIFISAAHGGKEAGGIDSGAIAAGTTEAKEMILLRDLIVTELRSRTVEVLAVPDDLSAAQTITWINSRARSTDVTVEIHSDAASSPNVRGASVFYIANNNIRKQNAEMLLMGLLRRVPQLPNRGVKPDTDSGLGSLMFCRQTAIAALSLQVGFISSPDDRTLLQTRRRDFALGIVDGLITWSRAIDPNPGTPVEPNYPQINININGQNYAEQGVLINGNSYIPIDLVDRLGLDLSKSANFRRISYRSIVYIKAIELRDFNISVAWDGENRAVKLRSILTVFPAESDKIISRGNTSEIQLQIFLKNNNENSIVQFPDVPKLYREEAALEGVNHDIAFCQMCLETGFLRFGGDVKPQQNNFAGLGAIGGGAQAASFSSARIGVRAHIQHLKAYASLEPLVQQEVDPRFRFVTRGIAPSVDQLSGRWSADSDYGTKIKALFKRLYESAGLL
- a CDS encoding alpha/beta hydrolase; translation: MFYQSKILFLSFAFLLSLISLFLSAWIVIPAPNMFLLKLAVGAPEISPWLLILNVLSLFVSFFWIRQRKIQRLAYIFSCIGLLFCALVLVNITTTQMQIEQGMKQGLGTNYLDKIPIQVSTKMQPSPFSLINTFRGIPLGKTRHQTGIVFANPAGVALQMEVYQPQAVGKYPALVVIYGGAWEYGNPHANSEFNQYIASRGYTVFAIDYRHAPKYTFPAQLDDINTALNFIRKHAAEYEADVERMILLGRSSGAHLAMLAAYQPDAPTILAVVNYYGPIDLTEGYKSPPSPDPINSRAVLKAFIGGSLSEFPQQYKMASPINYVTRPLPPTLLIYGGRDHLVEARFGRQMYERLHNSGNTAVFIEIPWAEHSFDAIFNGVSNQLALYYTERFLAWALFSQ